A DNA window from Paraburkholderia sp. IMGN_8 contains the following coding sequences:
- a CDS encoding site-specific integrase, which yields MSQHSGQRPAHAALDGDGHIASVVSSLPKLPPVIRYYDEFDDVIRSIASPDKAEAFRLLIYGRIHKLDFVRYPAAYGMLVKQLFLYLLGEGLHVASAFKAAGGATHFPVEEVEKLVGAGPHRISREWTIIRARDLPPDAYRFAKTLLRLLCAHRLCGWSPTYEEFVHSSLPGPASDAHAGVRSGDVFLSVDEEAAIVRHLDELVAALGSSAVSASSAETILDAGMLLCAYQFAMRPIQIAMLHMRNVRIWHDAPGGPPTVHLTFHMAKQRSNSKRRPLTRRVKREWAPVFVVLDKWRRLDGAAGNARFFNVQSIAEAGARIAALVRKLIGSDDRGSATDLRHTAAQRLVDAGASHEELAEFMGHSYVQTGLAYFRTSASHAERVNRALGASDVYRRVARIAHDRFISPKELTQLKGDQQIAGVPHGIPIAGIGACTSGQPACPYNPVTSCYGCRKFMPLHDKAMHEGVLASMREVVMFFEQSSRGDTRSPTYLQLQSTIAEIQAVIAELENEDQ from the coding sequence ATGAGTCAGCATTCTGGTCAACGTCCCGCTCATGCCGCTCTCGATGGTGATGGGCACATTGCCAGCGTTGTCTCTTCGCTTCCCAAGCTCCCTCCGGTTATCCGCTACTACGACGAGTTCGATGACGTCATCCGTTCCATTGCCTCGCCTGACAAAGCGGAAGCGTTCAGATTGTTGATATACGGACGAATCCACAAGCTGGACTTTGTCCGCTATCCGGCAGCATATGGCATGCTGGTAAAACAGCTCTTCCTGTATCTGCTTGGTGAAGGACTTCATGTTGCGTCCGCCTTCAAGGCAGCAGGCGGCGCGACCCACTTCCCGGTTGAAGAAGTCGAGAAACTGGTGGGTGCCGGTCCACACAGGATCAGTCGCGAGTGGACCATCATACGAGCCCGCGACCTGCCTCCGGATGCATACCGCTTCGCCAAGACGCTGCTGCGGCTACTGTGTGCCCATAGGCTATGCGGCTGGTCGCCAACCTACGAGGAATTCGTACACTCTTCCCTGCCGGGACCGGCAAGCGATGCCCATGCAGGGGTGCGCTCAGGGGACGTCTTCCTGTCTGTCGATGAGGAAGCGGCAATTGTGAGGCACTTGGATGAGCTGGTTGCGGCGCTTGGGTCGTCGGCAGTCTCGGCTTCTTCGGCCGAAACGATCCTCGACGCAGGCATGTTGCTTTGCGCCTATCAATTCGCCATGCGGCCCATCCAGATCGCGATGCTACATATGCGGAACGTTCGCATCTGGCATGACGCTCCTGGTGGGCCGCCGACCGTTCACCTGACCTTCCACATGGCAAAGCAGCGAAGTAACTCGAAGAGACGCCCGCTTACGCGTCGGGTCAAGCGTGAGTGGGCACCGGTATTCGTTGTGCTGGATAAATGGCGGCGGCTCGACGGAGCCGCGGGGAACGCGCGCTTCTTCAATGTGCAATCGATCGCCGAGGCTGGGGCTCGCATCGCTGCACTGGTGCGTAAGCTGATCGGTTCCGATGATCGGGGCTCAGCCACAGATTTGCGGCATACAGCAGCCCAACGGCTCGTTGATGCAGGTGCCAGCCACGAGGAGCTCGCTGAATTCATGGGGCATTCGTACGTCCAGACCGGACTGGCGTACTTCCGGACGTCGGCCTCGCACGCCGAGCGGGTCAACCGCGCGCTCGGCGCGTCGGATGTGTACCGGCGGGTGGCAAGGATCGCGCACGACCGGTTCATCTCCCCGAAAGAACTCACCCAACTCAAGGGTGACCAGCAGATCGCCGGCGTGCCTCACGGCATTCCGATTGCAGGCATCGGCGCCTGCACTTCTGGACAGCCCGCGTGCCCCTATAACCCGGTGACGTCGTGCTATGGATGCAGGAAGTTCATGCCCCTGCATGACAAGGCGATGCACGAGGGCGTGCTAGCCTCGATGCGCGAGGTGGTGATGTTCTTCGAGCAAAGCTCGCGTGGCGACACACGGTCTCCGACCTATCTGCAGTTGCAAAGTACGATCGCCGAGATACAGGCGGTCATAGCCGAACTTGAAAACGAGGATCAATGA
- a CDS encoding site-specific integrase — translation MAQRAGGFPAVRGFCIKEIINIRGTFFTVAPIGRLSSSRQQQRRRIAYLLLLREFMAFLQLSNPLVPGRLRGVALVDDSAVPRYWANVWMLVSMGHLAESTQTGALRYIEDLYRHADGILGVNGLDDALAEMNDRALADVLESWFVVIRNRPRATRADELRWHAGLVFVTDVLTWLSKSRIPDSRLCDVVARLHRLSTLYGQLHVRKSGHVETIRSLPSSVVEALYEMLDPESNRNPFKNGKTRWRIYVAFVLMLHQGLRRGELLLLTADCVKSGFEKKRQMLRHWINVQQNEYEDDEAEETIDSRYSKPGIKNVHSVRQIPVSQVTAQLVQTYVENYRGRPSHPFLLSSYLDNPLATESLTKAFRKASDALPSAVREELIDRCNKDAVTPHDLRHTSVVMRLHQLLEQGDAMDEDLQKVRTFFGWSKKSVMPSRYARAVFEDRLADVWNDSFDERVALLRAIPKGL, via the coding sequence ATGGCACAGAGAGCTGGGGGCTTCCCTGCCGTTCGCGGATTTTGCATAAAAGAAATTATCAACATCAGAGGTACCTTTTTTACTGTTGCGCCCATCGGGCGTCTGTCATCAAGTCGTCAGCAACAGCGACGTAGGATTGCGTACCTTTTGCTGTTGCGCGAATTCATGGCTTTTTTGCAGCTCTCGAATCCGCTTGTGCCTGGTCGTCTACGCGGCGTCGCGCTCGTGGACGATTCCGCCGTCCCTCGATACTGGGCCAACGTGTGGATGCTGGTTTCGATGGGACATCTTGCCGAATCCACTCAAACGGGCGCGCTTCGATACATCGAAGACCTGTACCGCCACGCGGACGGCATTCTCGGCGTCAATGGCCTGGATGATGCGCTGGCTGAGATGAACGACCGGGCGCTGGCTGACGTCCTCGAGTCATGGTTTGTTGTGATCCGGAACCGGCCGAGAGCGACCAGAGCCGACGAGTTGCGCTGGCACGCCGGCCTCGTGTTTGTGACCGACGTGCTGACCTGGCTGTCCAAAAGCCGGATTCCGGACAGTCGGCTGTGCGATGTGGTGGCTCGGTTGCACCGGCTGTCGACCTTATACGGTCAACTGCACGTGCGGAAAAGCGGCCATGTCGAGACCATTCGCTCGCTGCCGTCTTCCGTCGTTGAAGCTCTTTACGAAATGCTGGATCCGGAGTCAAACCGGAATCCCTTCAAGAATGGCAAGACGCGCTGGCGCATTTACGTCGCCTTTGTGCTCATGCTGCATCAAGGCCTGCGACGCGGCGAGCTGCTGTTGCTGACGGCCGACTGCGTGAAATCCGGTTTCGAGAAAAAGCGGCAAATGCTCCGTCATTGGATCAATGTGCAGCAAAACGAATACGAGGACGACGAGGCTGAGGAAACGATTGACTCGAGGTACTCGAAGCCAGGCATCAAAAACGTTCATTCTGTGCGCCAGATTCCTGTCAGTCAGGTGACGGCGCAACTGGTTCAAACCTACGTCGAAAACTACCGTGGCCGCCCCAGTCATCCCTTCCTGCTCAGTTCGTATCTCGACAATCCCCTGGCGACTGAATCGCTGACGAAGGCGTTTCGCAAGGCTTCAGATGCATTGCCCTCCGCGGTGCGTGAGGAATTGATCGACCGCTGCAACAAGGATGCAGTCACCCCTCACGACTTGAGGCACACGAGCGTGGTTATGCGGCTTCATCAACTGCTTGAACAGGGTGACGCAATGGACGAGGACTTGCAGAAGGTGCGAACCTTCTTCGGTTGGTCCAAAAAATCTGTCATGCCTTCACGCTATGCACGGGCCGTATTCGAAGACCGGCTTGCCGACGTTTGGAACGACAGCTTCGACGAACGTGTAGCGTTGCTTCGCGCCATCCCGAAAGGACTGTGA
- a CDS encoding TniQ family protein, with protein sequence MGLIVSSLPFRLAPHPDEILGSWLARLRLHNSDGWWWVALRNAGYGPRSDAYVFDIPAYSPLIEAFFRRIGMAGYEQVLLDLTTLPYWLAFDAGPPDSGFLPGTNLLPLLGTRKGVVRSVSAMARRYRARAGIRFCPRCLDEDVRTVGEPYWHRAHQLPNVTCCPDHRVRLQTCCPRCGRACIPDEIGRIPLPRLNCECGLKLNEVAIRAGKADVRQKLAIVSRDALLARLPVCSRSQMHAFLRSRLHSRELGPVIKAAYGQWTQWDSFPSPDPHRDDRRRLSRPGDRREPCSVGRFDPPDGKAHLETGKGKKKAAETTDPIFPVENPLLKYE encoded by the coding sequence ATGGGATTGATCGTGTCTTCCCTGCCCTTCCGGCTCGCTCCTCATCCCGACGAAATTCTCGGGTCATGGCTTGCACGTCTCCGACTGCATAACAGCGATGGCTGGTGGTGGGTTGCCTTGCGCAATGCAGGTTATGGACCACGCTCGGATGCATATGTGTTCGACATCCCGGCCTACTCGCCCTTGATCGAAGCGTTCTTTCGGCGCATCGGAATGGCTGGATACGAACAGGTCCTGCTGGACCTTACGACGCTGCCTTACTGGCTTGCGTTTGACGCCGGCCCGCCAGATAGCGGCTTTCTGCCTGGTACCAATCTACTTCCCTTGCTTGGCACGCGCAAAGGTGTCGTACGCAGTGTCTCAGCGATGGCAAGACGGTACAGGGCACGGGCCGGAATCCGGTTTTGCCCTCGGTGCCTGGACGAGGACGTCCGGACCGTCGGTGAACCATACTGGCACCGTGCGCATCAGTTGCCCAACGTGACATGCTGTCCGGATCATCGCGTTCGCCTGCAGACCTGCTGTCCTCGCTGTGGCCGGGCCTGCATACCGGATGAAATCGGTCGCATTCCCCTCCCAAGACTGAACTGCGAATGCGGGTTGAAACTGAATGAGGTCGCCATTCGGGCGGGCAAGGCGGACGTCCGGCAAAAACTGGCGATTGTGAGCCGTGACGCTCTGCTGGCCCGCCTGCCGGTGTGCAGTCGCTCCCAAATGCACGCCTTTCTCCGATCACGCCTACACTCTCGCGAGCTTGGACCGGTCATCAAGGCAGCGTATGGCCAGTGGACCCAGTGGGACAGCTTTCCCAGCCCGGACCCGCACCGTGATGACAGGCGAAGACTCTCCCGCCCGGGTGACCGTCGGGAGCCTTGCAGCGTGGGCCGGTTTGACCCGCCGGACGGCAAAGCGCACCTTGAGACCGGTAAAGGAAAAAAGAAAGCCGCAGAAACCACCGATCCCATTTTTCCCGTTGAGAATCCCTTGTTGAAGTACGAGTGA
- a CDS encoding ATP-binding protein: MRTVTRVPAVYVRTGIRRFDGNAFIEALPPLPETKETLLLQLSNYPDKPTPKLRLASEIVRTMELSTLSDVVYPIPEYRQSALDLAKILRESYVARNPLNATDIQRRHALATNCADGLPFPSDWKSSAQGHLLMGITGMGKSTFCNAFFLRYPQLIEHSAYGDRPLMVRQIVYIVLRVPHDATLRSLCVQFFEEIDRILGDTKYRKAAESVRTIALMVQLMHTVATAVSLGIVVIDDVQNLRAAKGATAEFVLNLFSEIVERLGISLFLMATPAIDKVLINVVRNTRKSASSGCVALVPMARNSPEWKEFCETKWDYMYVKHKKRLTDGIRNAWHDASAGDTAFAVLSYMLTQQNAIGGAEVVDEAGFRRTMATDMAILQPAIAALRTRNLAKLQRFDDLLWGKAYWDLMKQLKVGPPEQSTVEDEFDELLAAHDADQQRPASPKGREKTAKTDEPDFPVERPLLKYE; this comes from the coding sequence ATGAGAACGGTTACAAGAGTGCCCGCGGTATACGTGCGTACAGGCATCCGTCGCTTTGATGGCAACGCATTTATTGAGGCCCTGCCTCCCTTACCGGAAACAAAGGAGACCCTTCTCCTGCAATTGTCGAACTATCCCGATAAACCGACGCCCAAGCTTCGGCTAGCATCGGAAATCGTTCGGACCATGGAGCTTTCGACACTCTCAGACGTCGTCTACCCGATTCCAGAATATCGACAAAGTGCACTTGACCTGGCAAAAATCCTCAGGGAATCTTACGTAGCTCGCAATCCCCTCAACGCGACGGATATCCAGCGACGGCATGCACTCGCCACCAATTGCGCAGATGGGCTGCCGTTCCCATCCGACTGGAAATCGTCCGCCCAGGGACATTTGTTGATGGGCATCACTGGAATGGGAAAAAGCACGTTTTGCAACGCATTCTTCCTGCGCTACCCACAGCTCATCGAACACAGTGCCTATGGTGATCGCCCCTTGATGGTGCGTCAGATCGTGTACATTGTACTTAGGGTCCCCCATGATGCAACCCTGAGGAGCTTGTGCGTCCAGTTCTTCGAGGAGATCGATCGCATTCTTGGCGATACCAAGTACCGGAAGGCCGCCGAAAGCGTGCGTACGATTGCACTGATGGTTCAGCTCATGCATACAGTAGCCACGGCCGTTTCGCTTGGAATCGTCGTGATCGACGATGTTCAGAATCTTCGCGCGGCCAAAGGGGCAACAGCAGAGTTTGTACTCAACCTTTTTAGTGAAATCGTCGAACGTCTCGGCATATCGCTGTTCCTTATGGCGACGCCGGCCATCGACAAGGTGCTGATTAACGTGGTGAGGAATACGCGAAAATCGGCGTCATCCGGCTGCGTAGCACTCGTTCCTATGGCGCGAAACAGCCCCGAGTGGAAGGAGTTCTGCGAGACCAAGTGGGATTACATGTACGTTAAGCATAAGAAAAGGCTGACTGACGGAATACGGAATGCGTGGCACGACGCTTCGGCGGGTGACACTGCCTTCGCCGTGCTGTCTTATATGCTGACGCAACAAAATGCAATCGGCGGGGCAGAAGTGGTGGACGAAGCGGGCTTCCGCCGCACAATGGCGACCGACATGGCCATCCTGCAACCCGCCATCGCCGCATTACGCACGAGGAATCTTGCCAAACTTCAGAGATTCGACGATCTCCTTTGGGGCAAAGCGTACTGGGATCTGATGAAACAACTTAAGGTGGGACCACCGGAGCAATCAACCGTGGAAGATGAATTCGATGAACTCCTTGCCGCCCACGACGCAGATCAGCAACGCCCAGCGTCCCCCAAAGGGCGAGAGAAGACCGCGAAAACGGATGAACCTGACTTTCCCGTCGAGAGACCTTTACTGAAATACGAGTGA
- a CDS encoding acyl-CoA synthetase: protein MKLEGQTYESITADFAWNIPANYNIGVDACDKWADGSGRLALIYEDHDGKATKYSFDQLKSLSDRFANSLLRHGARRGDRVAIFLPQSAETAIAHLAVYKAGMIAVPLFALFGVDAIEHRLGDSGTVALITDLSGIEKLRDIRQSLPELQSIYNVDGGEAGTQAGNYSFWGELEASSGDFTAAKTTADDPAVIIYTSGTTGKSKGALHAHRVLLGHLPGVELSQQGFPTDATLMWTPADWAWIGGLFDVLLPAWHHGVPVLARRFAKFDGEAAFDLMERHGVSHTFLPPTALKMMRAVERPERWSLSLKSVASGGETLGEELIEWGRNTLGVTINEFYGQTECNVVLSSCAALYEPHIGAIGRCVPGHRVKIVDDAGQEQPPGTIGNIGVESPDPVMFLGYWRLDAATREKYRGRYLVTGDLATCDQDGFFRFVGRDDDVITSAGYRIGPGAIEDSLLRHPAVYMAAVIGAPDSARTEIVMAFIVLNAGFVGDENLARDIQQHVKTRLAAHEYPREIRFVETLPMTATGKVMRKELRLQVISESGT from the coding sequence ATGAAGCTAGAAGGACAGACGTACGAGAGTATTACAGCGGACTTTGCGTGGAATATCCCTGCAAACTACAACATCGGTGTGGACGCCTGCGACAAGTGGGCCGACGGTAGCGGGCGCCTTGCCCTCATTTATGAGGACCATGATGGGAAGGCGACGAAGTATTCGTTCGATCAGCTGAAATCGCTGTCGGACCGTTTTGCAAATTCGCTTCTGCGTCATGGTGCGCGCCGTGGTGACAGGGTCGCGATTTTCCTTCCTCAGTCTGCTGAAACGGCGATAGCGCATCTGGCTGTGTACAAAGCGGGCATGATTGCGGTTCCACTCTTTGCCTTGTTCGGCGTCGATGCTATTGAGCACCGCTTGGGCGACAGCGGCACCGTCGCGCTAATTACCGATCTTTCAGGCATCGAGAAATTACGGGACATCCGACAGTCGCTGCCAGAACTGCAAAGCATTTATAACGTCGACGGTGGAGAGGCGGGAACTCAAGCGGGGAATTATTCGTTCTGGGGCGAGTTGGAAGCTTCGTCCGGTGATTTCACGGCCGCCAAAACGACGGCCGATGACCCCGCCGTCATTATTTATACGTCTGGAACTACCGGAAAATCTAAAGGGGCGCTTCATGCGCATCGGGTCCTGCTGGGACATCTTCCGGGCGTCGAGCTTTCACAGCAAGGATTTCCGACCGACGCAACCTTGATGTGGACCCCTGCTGATTGGGCCTGGATTGGGGGGCTCTTTGATGTCCTGCTGCCGGCGTGGCATCACGGCGTCCCGGTGCTCGCGAGGCGATTTGCGAAATTTGATGGGGAGGCGGCATTCGATCTGATGGAGCGTCACGGTGTATCGCATACGTTTCTTCCGCCGACAGCTTTGAAGATGATGCGGGCTGTGGAGCGGCCGGAGCGCTGGTCGTTGTCGCTTAAATCCGTTGCAAGTGGAGGTGAGACTTTAGGCGAGGAACTGATCGAGTGGGGCAGGAACACGCTGGGCGTGACAATCAACGAGTTCTACGGTCAGACCGAGTGCAATGTCGTTCTCTCATCTTGTGCTGCCCTCTACGAGCCACACATTGGTGCAATCGGTCGGTGCGTGCCGGGGCATCGCGTTAAGATCGTTGATGATGCGGGACAGGAGCAGCCACCCGGGACGATCGGGAATATCGGCGTCGAGAGCCCTGACCCTGTCATGTTCTTGGGCTACTGGCGACTTGACGCAGCGACCCGCGAGAAGTATCGGGGCCGCTATCTCGTCACGGGAGATCTGGCGACCTGCGATCAGGATGGTTTCTTTCGTTTCGTCGGCCGTGACGATGACGTTATAACGAGCGCAGGATACCGCATAGGGCCCGGGGCAATTGAGGACTCTTTATTGCGCCACCCTGCTGTCTATATGGCTGCGGTTATTGGGGCGCCCGATAGTGCGCGCACGGAGATCGTGATGGCGTTTATCGTCCTCAACGCAGGGTTTGTCGGTGATGAAAATCTGGCGCGTGATATCCAGCAACATGTGAAAACCCGGCTTGCTGCTCACGAGTATCCTCGCGAAATTCGCTTCGTTGAAACCTTGCCAATGACCGCCACCGGTAAGGTAATGCGGAAGGAGTTGCGTCTGCAAGTTATCAGCGAAAGTGGGACTTAG
- a CDS encoding SDR family oxidoreductase — MKDRVNESVSARYRSVFRPGLFDGKVVMVTGAGSGLGRCTAHELASLGATLIMVGRNPDKLTAVRDELTVDYPESADRIGLYSCDIRDEASVKQTVAAALADFGRIDGLFNCAGGQFPAKLEKISLNGWDAVVRNNLHGTFLMSRECFTQWMAGHGGAIVNMLADIWGGMPGMGHSGAARAGVWNLTETAACEWGHAGVRVNAVAPGWIASAGMDSYNEEYQALLRQLKHKVPLQRFGTESELASAAVFLLSEASTFINGTVIRVDGGVPNARHSWPLANAERITEYNGFPRYEPPKGLQD, encoded by the coding sequence ATGAAGGACCGCGTAAATGAATCAGTCAGTGCCCGCTACCGTTCGGTGTTTCGACCGGGCCTGTTTGATGGAAAAGTTGTGATGGTAACCGGTGCCGGAAGTGGCCTTGGTCGCTGCACGGCGCATGAGCTTGCCTCGCTGGGCGCGACGCTGATCATGGTCGGACGGAATCCGGACAAACTGACTGCGGTTCGTGACGAGCTAACTGTGGACTATCCGGAAAGTGCGGACCGAATCGGCTTATATTCTTGCGATATTCGCGATGAAGCCAGCGTGAAACAGACGGTTGCGGCGGCTCTCGCGGACTTCGGTCGCATCGATGGCCTGTTTAACTGTGCCGGTGGACAATTCCCGGCAAAGCTGGAAAAAATCTCACTGAATGGCTGGGACGCTGTAGTGCGTAACAACTTGCACGGGACATTCCTCATGTCGCGCGAGTGCTTTACCCAATGGATGGCAGGTCACGGTGGTGCGATCGTGAATATGCTCGCGGATATTTGGGGGGGCATGCCCGGGATGGGTCATTCGGGCGCCGCACGGGCGGGTGTTTGGAATTTGACCGAGACGGCAGCCTGTGAATGGGGGCATGCCGGCGTTCGGGTGAACGCCGTGGCGCCGGGGTGGATCGCCTCCGCAGGCATGGACAGCTATAACGAAGAATACCAGGCATTGCTTCGCCAACTGAAGCATAAAGTGCCGCTTCAACGTTTTGGTACCGAATCTGAGCTTGCGAGCGCTGCGGTTTTCCTACTCTCGGAGGCCTCGACCTTCATTAACGGTACAGTGATCCGCGTGGACGGCGGGGTTCCCAACGCCCGACATTCCTGGCCGCTCGCCAACGCTGAGCGAATCACCGAATATAACGGGTTCCCTCGCTACGAACCGCCTAAAGGGCTCCAGGACTAA
- a CDS encoding molybdopterin cofactor-binding domain-containing protein encodes MLPEFDYSEMPRALQHLLTRDRAGEAATLPRRSFLKLAGVGGLALGVFPYLAIGQTNGSGQAASALKPTQQPSAFVQIAPGGDVTVTINRLEFGQGVQTALPMILAEELDADWNLVRSRQGSNDAAYVDPLFGIHLTGGSQSVKNSFTQYRELGARVRAMLLSAAAARWKVDVATLRTRAGTVLGAGGRRLSYGELAEAAMALPVPEKVTLKNPKDFRIIGRPTTRLDAQAKSSGRQDFGIDTHLPGQLTAVVAHPPVFGARLTTVDDSAARAIKGVKAVLRVPLDRGGEGVAVVADGYWPARQGRAVLQLQWDTASVEKVDSEQLLVQYRELAIRPGPRQFDADMTPLPAAPHQLEAEFVFPYLAHAPMEPLNCTVQLSDGRAELWVGTQCAGLDGVAAARVLGLKPEQVKVHVQMAGGGFGRRFAGTSDYVVEACEVAKAVRSVGLNAPVRTLSSREDDIKGGYYRPLHLHRARIGFDERGNVLAWEHVIVGQSITSGTVFEQFQVKNGIDATATEGMRGPYPLPMRLTVHHPTPNVPVLWWRSVGSTHTAFVMETLLDDIARATKQDPVAYRMRLFGDKHPRHRAALQLAVDRSGYGRKQLPTGRAWGVAVHESFDSVVAYVVVASMRESRPVLHSVTAGVHCNLAVNPRSVDQVQGAAVMGLSMCLPGSAITLKDGEVEQSNFGDFTVARITDIPAFDVHIVPSADAPTGMGEPGLPPLAPAFANAIASLTGKPQRQLPFNLA; translated from the coding sequence ATGTTGCCTGAATTCGACTACAGCGAAATGCCACGCGCCCTGCAGCACCTGCTGACCAGGGACAGGGCCGGGGAAGCCGCCACGCTGCCGCGCCGCAGCTTCCTGAAGCTGGCGGGTGTCGGCGGACTGGCGCTTGGCGTGTTTCCCTACCTGGCCATAGGCCAAACCAACGGCAGCGGCCAGGCAGCCAGCGCCCTGAAGCCGACGCAACAGCCGTCGGCCTTCGTGCAAATCGCTCCTGGTGGCGACGTCACGGTGACCATCAACCGACTGGAGTTCGGGCAAGGCGTGCAGACTGCGTTGCCGATGATTCTTGCCGAAGAACTCGACGCGGACTGGAATCTGGTGCGCAGCCGGCAGGGCTCGAACGATGCTGCCTACGTCGACCCGCTTTTCGGGATTCACCTCACCGGCGGTTCCCAGTCGGTCAAGAACAGCTTCACCCAATACCGCGAGCTCGGCGCGCGCGTCCGGGCGATGTTGCTGTCCGCGGCGGCAGCACGCTGGAAAGTGGACGTGGCCACGCTGCGCACGCGGGCCGGGACCGTGCTGGGCGCCGGTGGCCGTAGGCTGAGCTACGGCGAACTGGCAGAAGCCGCCATGGCGCTACCCGTGCCCGAGAAGGTCACGCTGAAGAACCCCAAGGACTTCCGCATCATTGGCCGCCCCACCACGCGCCTCGATGCGCAGGCCAAGAGCAGTGGACGTCAGGACTTCGGCATCGATACGCACCTGCCCGGTCAGCTCACCGCCGTGGTGGCACATCCGCCGGTGTTCGGCGCGCGACTGACCACGGTGGACGACAGCGCCGCACGCGCCATCAAGGGAGTAAAGGCCGTGCTGCGTGTGCCGCTGGACCGCGGTGGCGAAGGCGTGGCCGTGGTGGCCGACGGCTACTGGCCGGCCAGGCAGGGACGCGCCGTTCTGCAACTGCAGTGGGACACGGCTTCCGTGGAGAAAGTGGACAGCGAACAGTTGCTGGTCCAGTACCGCGAGCTGGCCATTCGCCCTGGTCCGCGCCAGTTCGACGCCGATATGACGCCGCTGCCCGCTGCCCCGCATCAGTTGGAAGCCGAGTTCGTGTTCCCGTACCTGGCCCATGCGCCGATGGAGCCGCTGAACTGCACTGTCCAGCTCTCTGACGGGCGCGCCGAGCTATGGGTGGGCACCCAGTGCGCCGGTCTGGACGGTGTCGCGGCCGCGCGTGTGCTGGGTCTCAAGCCCGAGCAGGTGAAGGTGCACGTGCAGATGGCGGGCGGCGGATTCGGCCGGCGCTTCGCGGGCACGAGCGATTATGTGGTCGAAGCCTGTGAGGTGGCCAAGGCCGTCCGTTCCGTCGGCCTGAACGCGCCGGTGCGCACGCTCTCGAGCCGCGAGGACGACATCAAGGGCGGCTACTATCGCCCCCTGCATCTGCACCGCGCACGCATCGGCTTCGACGAGCGCGGCAACGTGCTGGCCTGGGAGCACGTCATCGTCGGGCAGTCCATCACCTCGGGCACGGTATTCGAGCAATTCCAGGTGAAGAACGGCATCGACGCCACCGCCACGGAGGGCATGCGTGGTCCTTACCCGCTGCCGATGCGCCTGACCGTGCACCACCCCACGCCCAACGTTCCAGTGCTGTGGTGGCGCAGCGTGGGTTCCACCCACACTGCCTTCGTGATGGAGACTTTGCTTGACGATATCGCACGCGCCACGAAGCAGGATCCGGTGGCTTACCGCATGCGCCTGTTCGGCGACAAGCATCCGCGCCACCGCGCTGCGCTGCAACTGGCGGTGGACAGGAGCGGCTACGGCAGGAAGCAGTTGCCGACCGGCCGTGCCTGGGGCGTGGCTGTGCATGAGTCCTTCGACTCGGTGGTCGCCTACGTGGTGGTGGCCTCGATGCGGGAGTCGCGTCCCGTGCTGCATAGTGTCACCGCCGGGGTGCATTGCAACCTGGCCGTGAACCCCCGCAGTGTGGACCAGGTGCAGGGAGCAGCGGTCATGGGCTTGTCGATGTGCCTGCCGGGTTCGGCAATCACACTGAAAGACGGCGAGGTGGAGCAGAGCAACTTCGGCGACTTCACCGTGGCCCGCATCACCGACATACCGGCGTTCGATGTCCACATCGTGCCGAGCGCCGATGCACCCACCGGCATGGGCGAACCCGGCCTGCCGCCGCTGGCGCCCGCGTTTGCCAACGCCATTGCGAGCCTCACCGGCAAGCCGCAGCGCCAGTTGCCGTTCAACCTGGCCTGA
- a CDS encoding (2Fe-2S)-binding protein: protein MSTLNVNGREHTVDVAPDTPILWALRDTLGMTGTKFGCGAALCGACTVHLDGQAIRSCITPISVAQGKQITTIEATTDGSDKVGAIVHAAWVKHDVAQCGYCQSGQIMSAAAFLKSLPRGKQPTAVEIDAAMAGNICRCGTYARIRAAVADAARALV from the coding sequence ATGAGCACGCTCAACGTCAACGGCCGTGAGCACACGGTCGACGTCGCCCCGGACACCCCCATTCTCTGGGCTTTGCGCGACACGCTGGGCATGACGGGCACGAAGTTCGGCTGCGGCGCCGCGCTGTGCGGCGCCTGCACCGTGCATCTGGACGGGCAGGCCATCCGCTCCTGCATTACGCCGATCTCGGTGGCCCAGGGCAAGCAGATCACCACCATCGAAGCCACCACCGACGGCAGCGACAAAGTCGGCGCCATCGTGCACGCAGCCTGGGTCAAGCACGACGTAGCCCAGTGTGGCTACTGCCAAAGCGGCCAGATCATGAGCGCCGCGGCGTTCCTGAAGTCGTTGCCTCGCGGCAAGCAGCCGACCGCCGTCGAGATCGACGCGGCCATGGCCGGCAACATCTGTCGCTGCGGCACCTATGCCCGCATCCGCGCCGCGGTGGCCGACGCCGCCAGGGCCCTGGTCTGA